The following coding sequences lie in one Cucurbita pepo subsp. pepo cultivar mu-cu-16 chromosome LG13, ASM280686v2, whole genome shotgun sequence genomic window:
- the LOC111809226 gene encoding defensin-like protein 1, giving the protein MKFLSAAICLLLLIFGTGMAPMVAEARLCESPSRNFKGLCFSTNNCGHICRAEGFNDGACQGFRLRCICSKHCV; this is encoded by the exons ATGAAGTTCCTTTCAGCTGCAATTTGCTTGCTGCTCCTCATTTTTGGCActg GCATGGCGCCAATGGTTGCAGAGGCCAGGCTTTGCGAATCTCCGAGCCGCAACTTCAAGGGGCTATGCTTTAGTACCAACAATTGTGGGCATATCTGCAGGGCAGAGGGGTTTAACGATGGCGCTTGCCAGGGCTTCCGCCTTCGGTGCATATGCTCAAAGCACTGTGTTTGA